A region from the Vespula pensylvanica isolate Volc-1 chromosome 9, ASM1446617v1, whole genome shotgun sequence genome encodes:
- the LOC122631628 gene encoding dynein assembly factor with WDR repeat domains 1: MRLLRFLLRYFPPGLALEYRQGGDVKTKMIDLLDLSIETDIKALAESIKASEPVITESVMDQLVETLQKLQAKVCNVDVKRYYKHKTLRTHLLPLTNIAFDKLGKRCLTGSYDRTCKVWDIESGEELLTLEGHKNVVYAVSFNNPISDKIVTGSFDKTANIWCSRTGHCLLTFWGHDGEVVVTKFSPTQNKVATGSLDATSRIFNLTTGQELGLLKGHTAEVIALHYNDDGNQIITGSFDGTVNVWDTRTFTRVCALIGHRSELSNCLYNFDYSLIASSSMDKTAKLWDTRKNECLATLLGHDDEVLDLTFDNKGKRLATASSDTTARVWDTTTDFRQLSVMQGHREEVSKVCFSPNGHHLLTSSLDKTARLWSLESGYCVQKLEGHTDDVFSCAFSYTGDTIVTASKDNTCTIWR, encoded by the exons ATGAGGCTGTTAAGATTTTTGCTTCGTTACTTTCCACCAG gtCTCGCCTTGGAATACAGACAAGGTGGTGACGTCAAAACTAAAATGATCGACCTGTTGGATCTATCTATCGa GACTGACATAAAAGCACTGGCAGAGAGCATAAAAGCAAGCGAGCCCGTAATAACCGAAAGTGTAATGGACCAGTTAGTGGAAACATTGCAGAAGCTACAGGCCAAAGTGTGCAACGTAGACGTGAAGCGTTACTATAAACATAAGACCCTACGAACACACCTTCTACCTTTAACCAACATAGCGTTCGATAAATTAGGTAAAAG ATGCCTGACAGGAAGCTACGACCGAACTTGTAAAGTTTGGGACATCGAAAGTGGAGAGGAGCTTCTTACTCTCGAAGGCCATAAAAACGTGGTCTATGCCGTTTCCTTTAACAACCCGATATC AGACAAAATCGTGACtggatcgttcgataaaacagCGAACATTTGGTGTTCTCGTACCGGTCATTGTTTGCTTACTTTTTGGGGTCACGACGGTGAGGTGGTAGTCACGAAATTTTCACCAACGCAGAACAAAGTTGCAACGGGTTCTCTCGATGCTACTTCAAGAATATTTAATCTTACGACAG GTCAAGAACTGGGCTTGCTCAAGGGCCACACGGCGGAAGTAATTGCGCTTCATTACAACGACGACGGGAATCAGATCATAACGGGCTCCTTCGACGGCACCGTCAACGTCTGGGACACGAGAACCTTCAC ACGAGTTTGCGCTCTGATCGGCCATCGTTCGGAATTATCCAATTGTCTCTACAACTTCGATTACTCTCTGATAGCTTCCTCTTCGATGGATAAAACCGCAAAGCTCTGGGATACTAGGAAAAACGAATGTTTAGCTACGTTATTGGGCCACGATGACGAAGTTCTCGACTTGACCTTCGATAACAAGGGCAAGAGATTGGCCACAGCGAGCAGCGATACCACAGCTCGAGTTTGGGATACTACTACTGATTTTAGACAGCTCTCGGTCATGCAGGGTCATCGAGAAGAAGTTTCGAaag TTTGTTTCAGTCCAAACGGCCACCATCTTTTGACCTCTTCTCTCGACAAAACGGCTCGTTTATGGTCTCTAGAATCCGGATATTGCGTGCAGAAACTTGAGGGCCATACCGACGATGTATTCAGCTGCGCCTTTTCGTATACAGGCGATACAATCGTCACGGCTAGCAAAGACAATACCTGCACTATTTGGAGATGA